A window from Electrophorus electricus isolate fEleEle1 chromosome 7, fEleEle1.pri, whole genome shotgun sequence encodes these proteins:
- the LOC113583021 gene encoding SH2B adapter protein 2 isoform X1, with product MSDPLVLRVAFSALPGCWHGPGMNDEGPSSSPELSSCPLPDWREFCELHARASAADFAHKFRRFVSENPCYDSPGADASFSQHFTSHFLDCFSATLSQARDSGSPGAASSGPKYSIVPFVGIQGCPLPYGHELCQRRKDTCASSESLDSMDSGGGGASGSTVPRGRRAPAHKVPALGQSRSSEDVSLGRPKARFKKGFSLRNMSLCVVDGVREIWHRRASPEPDAGGGRKGGTPEPGGHERWSQKLRLARGSQGQRTELLEVQREGTLRYMVADDSNCVGAAQWQKCRLLLRKSRASAEGGERFLLEFYVPPKSSKPKVSVPLSAIVEVRTTMPLEMPDKDNTFVLKVGNGSEYILETIDSLQKNSWVSDIQDCIDPGDSGDDIELASCFHGQPSKEFSLVASCSCELLSDGVHRAADRSCATTGDPCSAPSVRCRELPLTQHPSHVPLERFLQSPEAQSASPPPGGPGEPLVEAEGDGSLVGYPWFHGTLSRVRAAQLVLTGSARSHGLFVIRQSETRPGEYVLTFNFQGKAKHLRLSVNDSGQCHVHHLWFRTVCDMLRHFHAHPIPLESGGSTDITLRSYVQVQRSPTDVLLAPAPLQESSCRAEAAQPGHHVPGVPPPPPAPPADVALPSSSSSSPTGPPLSSAGGVAGGLQSRSNSSERLLEPPVGSAEEYHDSEGARRGRAVENQYSFY from the exons ATGTCTGACCCGCTGGTGCTGCGCGTGGCGTTCAGCGCTCTGCCAGGGTGTTGGCATGGCCCAGGGATGAACGACGAGGGGCCGTCCAGCAGCCCGGAGCTGTCCTCCTGCCCGCTGCCCGACTGGAGGGAGTTCTGCGAGCTCCACGCGCGGGCCTCCGCCGCTGACTTCGCCCACAAGTTCCGACGCTTCGTCAGCGAGAACCCCTGCTACGACTCACCCGGCGCCGACGCCAGCTTCTCACAGCACTTCACCAGCCACTTCCTGGACTGCTTCTCCGCCACCCTCAGCCAGGCGCGGGACTCGGGCTCGCCCGGGGCGGCATCCTCCGGCCCCAAGTACAGCATCGTGCCCTTCGTGGGCATCCAGGGTTGCCCGCTGCCCTACGGCCACGAGCTGTGCCAGCGCCGCAAGGACACATGCGCCTCCAGCGAATCGCTGGACAGCATGGAcagtggagggggaggggcctccGGGAGCACCGTCCCCCGGGGCCGGCGGGCGCCCGCCCACAAGGTGCCGGCGCTGGGCCAGTCGCGGAGCTCGGAGGACGTGTCCCTGGGGCGGCCCAAGGCCCGCTTCAAGAAGGGCTTCTCCCTGCGCAACATGAGCCTGTGCGTGGTGGACGGCGTGAGGGAGATCTGGCACCGCCGAGCCTCCCCGGAGCCCGACGCCGGAGGAGGCAGGAAGGGCGGCACGCCCGAGCCCGGCGGGCACGAGCGCTGGAGCCAGAAGCTGCGGTTGGCACGCGGCTCGCAGGGCCAGCGCACCGAGCTGCTGGAGGTCCAGAGGGAGGGCACGCTGCGCTACATGGTGGCTGACGACAGCAACTGCGTGGGGGCCGCACAGTGGCAGAAGTGCCGTCTCCTGCTCCGGAAGTCCCGGGCGAGCGCGGAGGGTGGGGAACGGTTCCTGCTGGAGTTCTATGTGCCACCCAAG TCCTCCAAGCCCAAGGTGAGTGTGCCCCTATCGGCCATTGTGGAGGTCAGGACCACCATGCCCCTGGAGATGCCTGACAAAGACAACACCTTTGTGCTGAAG GTGGGCAATGGCAGCGAATACATCCTGGAGACCATCGACTCCCTCCAGAAGAACTCCTGGGTCTCCGACATCCAGGACTGTATAGACCCCGG GGACAGTGGAGATGACATCGAGCTAGCATCGTGCTTTCATGGCCAGCCATCCAAAGAGTTCTCCCTGGTGGCATCCTGTAGCTGTGAGCTCCTGTCTGATG GTGTACACCGAGCAGCTGACAGGTCGTGTGCCACCACTGGAGATCCCTGCAGTGCCCCCTCTGTCCGCTGCCGGGAACTACCGCTCACACAGCACCCCTCTCACGTGCCCTTAGAGCGCTTCCTTCAGTCTCCAGAGGCACAGAGTGCTAGCCcaccaccag GTGGTCCAGGTGAACCCCTGGTGGAGGCGGAGGGAGATGGCAGCTTGGTGGGTTACCCATGGTTCCACGGGACCCTGTCGCGCGTGCGAGCGGCCCAGCTGGTGCTGACAGGCAGCGCTCGGAGCCATGGCTTGTTCGTGATTCGCCAGAGCGAAACGCGGCCGGGGGAGTACGTGCTCACCTTTAACTTTCAGGGCAAAGCCAAG CACCTGCGCCTGTCCGTGAACGATAGTGGTCAGTGCCACGTGCACCACCTCTGGTTCCGCACTGTGTGCGACATGCTGCGACATTTCCACGCCCACCCCATCCCGCTGGAGTCCGGCGGCTCCACAGACATCACGCTGCGCTCATATGTTCAGGTGCAGCGCAGTCCAACAG ACGTTCTCCTAGCTCCAGCTCCTCTGCAGGAGTCCAGCTGCCGGGCTGAAGCAGCCCAGCCGGGCCACCACGTCCCCGGGGTCCCTCCGCCTCCGCCGGCCCCTCCGGCCGATGTGGCGCTcccctccagctcctcttcctcgcccACAGGCCCGCCCCTCTCCTCTGCCGGGGGCGTGGCCGGGGGCCTGCAGAGCAGGAGCAACAGCTCCGAGCGGCTGCTGGAGCCCCCTGTTGGCAGCGCAGAGGAGTATCACGACAGTGAGGGTGCGCGGAGGGGCCGAGCTGTGGAGAACCAGTACTCCTTCTACTGA
- the LOC113583021 gene encoding SH2B adapter protein 2 isoform X2: MNDEGPSSSPELSSCPLPDWREFCELHARASAADFAHKFRRFVSENPCYDSPGADASFSQHFTSHFLDCFSATLSQARDSGSPGAASSGPKYSIVPFVGIQGCPLPYGHELCQRRKDTCASSESLDSMDSGGGGASGSTVPRGRRAPAHKVPALGQSRSSEDVSLGRPKARFKKGFSLRNMSLCVVDGVREIWHRRASPEPDAGGGRKGGTPEPGGHERWSQKLRLARGSQGQRTELLEVQREGTLRYMVADDSNCVGAAQWQKCRLLLRKSRASAEGGERFLLEFYVPPKSSKPKVSVPLSAIVEVRTTMPLEMPDKDNTFVLKVGNGSEYILETIDSLQKNSWVSDIQDCIDPGDSGDDIELASCFHGQPSKEFSLVASCSCELLSDGVHRAADRSCATTGDPCSAPSVRCRELPLTQHPSHVPLERFLQSPEAQSASPPPGGPGEPLVEAEGDGSLVGYPWFHGTLSRVRAAQLVLTGSARSHGLFVIRQSETRPGEYVLTFNFQGKAKHLRLSVNDSGQCHVHHLWFRTVCDMLRHFHAHPIPLESGGSTDITLRSYVQVQRSPTDVLLAPAPLQESSCRAEAAQPGHHVPGVPPPPPAPPADVALPSSSSSSPTGPPLSSAGGVAGGLQSRSNSSERLLEPPVGSAEEYHDSEGARRGRAVENQYSFY; the protein is encoded by the exons ATGAACGACGAGGGGCCGTCCAGCAGCCCGGAGCTGTCCTCCTGCCCGCTGCCCGACTGGAGGGAGTTCTGCGAGCTCCACGCGCGGGCCTCCGCCGCTGACTTCGCCCACAAGTTCCGACGCTTCGTCAGCGAGAACCCCTGCTACGACTCACCCGGCGCCGACGCCAGCTTCTCACAGCACTTCACCAGCCACTTCCTGGACTGCTTCTCCGCCACCCTCAGCCAGGCGCGGGACTCGGGCTCGCCCGGGGCGGCATCCTCCGGCCCCAAGTACAGCATCGTGCCCTTCGTGGGCATCCAGGGTTGCCCGCTGCCCTACGGCCACGAGCTGTGCCAGCGCCGCAAGGACACATGCGCCTCCAGCGAATCGCTGGACAGCATGGAcagtggagggggaggggcctccGGGAGCACCGTCCCCCGGGGCCGGCGGGCGCCCGCCCACAAGGTGCCGGCGCTGGGCCAGTCGCGGAGCTCGGAGGACGTGTCCCTGGGGCGGCCCAAGGCCCGCTTCAAGAAGGGCTTCTCCCTGCGCAACATGAGCCTGTGCGTGGTGGACGGCGTGAGGGAGATCTGGCACCGCCGAGCCTCCCCGGAGCCCGACGCCGGAGGAGGCAGGAAGGGCGGCACGCCCGAGCCCGGCGGGCACGAGCGCTGGAGCCAGAAGCTGCGGTTGGCACGCGGCTCGCAGGGCCAGCGCACCGAGCTGCTGGAGGTCCAGAGGGAGGGCACGCTGCGCTACATGGTGGCTGACGACAGCAACTGCGTGGGGGCCGCACAGTGGCAGAAGTGCCGTCTCCTGCTCCGGAAGTCCCGGGCGAGCGCGGAGGGTGGGGAACGGTTCCTGCTGGAGTTCTATGTGCCACCCAAG TCCTCCAAGCCCAAGGTGAGTGTGCCCCTATCGGCCATTGTGGAGGTCAGGACCACCATGCCCCTGGAGATGCCTGACAAAGACAACACCTTTGTGCTGAAG GTGGGCAATGGCAGCGAATACATCCTGGAGACCATCGACTCCCTCCAGAAGAACTCCTGGGTCTCCGACATCCAGGACTGTATAGACCCCGG GGACAGTGGAGATGACATCGAGCTAGCATCGTGCTTTCATGGCCAGCCATCCAAAGAGTTCTCCCTGGTGGCATCCTGTAGCTGTGAGCTCCTGTCTGATG GTGTACACCGAGCAGCTGACAGGTCGTGTGCCACCACTGGAGATCCCTGCAGTGCCCCCTCTGTCCGCTGCCGGGAACTACCGCTCACACAGCACCCCTCTCACGTGCCCTTAGAGCGCTTCCTTCAGTCTCCAGAGGCACAGAGTGCTAGCCcaccaccag GTGGTCCAGGTGAACCCCTGGTGGAGGCGGAGGGAGATGGCAGCTTGGTGGGTTACCCATGGTTCCACGGGACCCTGTCGCGCGTGCGAGCGGCCCAGCTGGTGCTGACAGGCAGCGCTCGGAGCCATGGCTTGTTCGTGATTCGCCAGAGCGAAACGCGGCCGGGGGAGTACGTGCTCACCTTTAACTTTCAGGGCAAAGCCAAG CACCTGCGCCTGTCCGTGAACGATAGTGGTCAGTGCCACGTGCACCACCTCTGGTTCCGCACTGTGTGCGACATGCTGCGACATTTCCACGCCCACCCCATCCCGCTGGAGTCCGGCGGCTCCACAGACATCACGCTGCGCTCATATGTTCAGGTGCAGCGCAGTCCAACAG ACGTTCTCCTAGCTCCAGCTCCTCTGCAGGAGTCCAGCTGCCGGGCTGAAGCAGCCCAGCCGGGCCACCACGTCCCCGGGGTCCCTCCGCCTCCGCCGGCCCCTCCGGCCGATGTGGCGCTcccctccagctcctcttcctcgcccACAGGCCCGCCCCTCTCCTCTGCCGGGGGCGTGGCCGGGGGCCTGCAGAGCAGGAGCAACAGCTCCGAGCGGCTGCTGGAGCCCCCTGTTGGCAGCGCAGAGGAGTATCACGACAGTGAGGGTGCGCGGAGGGGCCGAGCTGTGGAGAACCAGTACTCCTTCTACTGA
- the bud23 gene encoding probable 18S rRNA (guanine-N(7))-methyltransferase yields the protein MSWSCRRPEHMAPPEVFYNEEEAKKYTQNSRMIEIQTRMSERAVELLNLAEDQPCYLLDVGCGSGLSGDYLSEEGHYWVGVDISSAMLNVALDRGVEGDLMLADMGQGLPFRPGTFDGCISISALQWLCNADKKSHSPPKRLYTFFSMLYSSLARGARAVFQLYPENSEQLELITAQAMRSGFTGGMVVDYPNSSKAKKFFLCLFAGVSGVLPKGLGSETVDRSVASQAQYTGQRCRFKVLKGKSVKKSKDWIMEKKERRRRQGKEVRADTKYTGRQRRPRF from the exons ATGTCGTGGAGTTGCCGTAGACCAGAGCACATGGCGCCGCCGGAGGTG TTCTACAACGAGGAAGAGGCGAAGAAGTACACTCAGAA CTCTCGAATGATCGAGATCCAGACTCGGATGTCGGAGAGAGCAGTGGAGCTTCTGAACCTGGCAGAAGATCAGCCGTGTTACCTGCTGGATGTggg CTGTGGCTCAGGACTCAGTGGAGATTATCTGTCAGAGGAAGGCCACTACTGGGTTGGTGTGGACATCAGCAGTGCGATGCTGA ACGTTGCTTTAGACAGGGGGGTAGAAGGAGATCTCATGCTGGCTGACATGGGCCAAGGGTTGCCTTTCCGACCAGGCACGTTTGATGGCTGCATCAG CATCTCGGCTCTTCAGTGGCTGTGCAATGCTGATAAGAAGAGCCACAGTCCCCCCAAGAGACTGTACACCTTCTTCAGCATGCTGTATTCCTCCCTG GCAAGAGGTGCCCGTGCGGTTTTCCAGCTTTATCCAGAAAATTCCGAACAG CTGGAGCTGATAACAGCCCAGGCCATGAGGTCGGGTTTCACTGGCGGCATGGTGGTGGACTACCCTAACAGCAGCAAGGCCAAAAA GTTCTTCCTCTGCCTGTTTGCTGGCGTATCTGGTGTCTTGCCCAAG GGTTTGGGCTCAGAGACTGTTGACAGAAGTGTGGCCAGCCAAGCTCAATACACAGGCCAAAG GTGTCGTTTCAAAGTTCTGAAAGGCAAGTCGGTTAAGAAGAGCAAGGACTGGATCATGGAGAAGAAGGAGCGGAGGAGGAGGCAGGGCAA GGAGGTAAGGGCAGATACGAAGTACACAGGTCGCCAGAGGAGACCTCGCTTCTAA